One Setaria viridis chromosome 7, Setaria_viridis_v4.0, whole genome shotgun sequence genomic region harbors:
- the LOC117863227 gene encoding protein JOKA2 isoform X2: MDAFGTAPMGYGRAWPLVDDSRDLVVKVKYGDTLKRFNARVNGSRFDHDLPALRLKIASAFKFSPDAEFILTYTDEDGDVVMLDDDNDLRDAAINQKLNPLRINVQLKSSNVGAAQTKQQATNSKSSRSISLEDQLAQVKSAIDEALKFVPEQVPAVLAKLSHDLRFRAASSAPSLAELLDRFAKLITRGSNMHPSCGFADSSQKLRSAKVKLESALVTGSASETSYGQNSGISEAGLRGVLSEDPNAKIEQVPSCPSVRDSLVFTSSGGMKGDHKRSLDSEIKIKSDAHSKGKSVLSSWPPVSTTSHGAPAQGSVPVPFKSLGSIGMANGDIMPLFPPPPVYQPPTPVLYPPTPFLTPLNPISGANGKTTVDLHSTFPPPPNIYSPIKLNTPSSVGTCCPNLYSTGTSHRDGTGPLSSYVPNPEGINSFGSSYRGLGTNYRGIPLKYAQHRWIQCDGCGVTPIDGPCYKSNVKEDYDLCDACFSHMGNEVEYTRLDGPASKSNMKILGKVPAVKTDSRFIKDVTVPDGTPMAPSTPFTKIWRMRNNGFSKWPYGTQLLWVGGDRLTCLSSFRLAISANGGLNPCEDTDVTVDFLAPAKPGRYISYWRLALPSGLTFGQQIWVHIEVEQPIQTSGGKQAAAINRNQLPEANSTRPSAFNINSAPVNFLSGWHGRLECETMEPKESEPVPSDMSSAPAAVEPAQIPVTDAPASSAEAALASMPAAVPAPEAILLPKPVPVPAPVSASAPAPVAAPVSMPVVAAAPAAPLAEEVVNHLLEEKMMSELEVLGFMQADLNKQILRQNNYDLEQSVVDLCGFNEWDPLEVFSEL, encoded by the exons ATGGACGCTTTCGGGACCGCGCCGATGGGGTACGGCCGCGCGTGGCCGCTCGTCGACGACTCCCGGGATCTCGTCGTCAAG GTCAAATATGGTGACACTTTGAAGCGATTCAATGCTCGTGTTAATGGCTCACGCTTCGATCATGATCTGCCTGCCCTTCGGTTGAAGATTGCAAGTGCTTTTAAGTTCAGTCCTGATGCTGAATTCATTCTCACCTATACTGATGAGGATGGGGATGTCGTCATGCTGGATGATGATAATGATCTACGAGATGCTGCTATTAATCAGAAATTGAACCCTCTTAGGATTAATGTTCAGTTGAAGAGCAGCAATGTTGGGGCAGCTCAGACAAAACAGCAGGCCACAAATTCCAAATCTTCGAGGTCCATCTCTCTCGAAGATCAACTTGCCCAGGTGAAATCAGCTATTGATGAAGCTTTGAAGTTTGTGCCAGAGCAAGTCCCTGCTGTCCTTGCAAAATTATCTCATGACTTGCGTTTTAGAGCTGCATCATCTGCACCATCATTGGCTGAGTTGCTGGACCGTTTTGCTAAACTGATAACACGAGGCAGCAACATGCATCCTTCTTGTGGCTTTGCTGATAGTTCTCAAAAATTGAGAAGTGCAAAGGTTAAGCTTGAGTCTGCCCTTGTCACAGGTTCAGCTTCAGAGACCTCGTATGGGCAAAATTCTGGGATATCTGAAGCTGGTCTTAGGGGTGTGCTATCTGAGGATCCCAATGCTAAAATTGAACAGGTGCCATCATGCCCTTCAGTTAGGGATTCACTGGTTTTTACTAGTTCAGGTGGAATGAAAGGTGATCACAAGAGAAGTCTTGATTCTGAGATTAAGATAAAATCTGATGCTCACAGTAAAGGAAAATCTGTATTATCCTCTTGGCCACCGGTTTCCACCACTTCTCATGGCGCTCCTGCTCAAGGATCTGTTCCTGTACCATTTAAATCTCTTGGATCCATTGGAATGGCCAATGGTGATATAATGCCGCTATTCCCTCCCCCACCAGTGTACCAACCTCCCACACCTGTACTCTACCCTCCTACACCATTTTTGACCCCCTTAAACCCAATCTCTGGAGCTAATGGAAAAACTACTGTTGATTTGCACTCAACGTTCCCCCCTCCACCCAACATCTATAGCCCTATTAAGTTGAATACACCTTCATCTGTTGGTACATGCTGTCCTAACCTCTACTCTACTGGGACTTCACACAGAGATGGCACAGGCCCATTGTCTAGTTATGTACCCAATCCAGAAGGCATCAACTCTTTTGGGAGCTCTTACAGAGGTCTTGGTACCAATTATAGGGGCATCCCCCTAAAATATGCACAGCATAGATGGATACAATGCGATGGATGTGGGGTGACGCCAATTGATGGGCCTTGCTACAAGTCTAATGT TAAAGAAGACTATGATCTGTGTGATGCCTGTTTTTCTCACATGGGCAATGAGGTTGAATATACCAGATTAGACGGTCCTGCTTCAAAAAGT AACATGAAGATCCTTGGGAAGGTTCCAGCAGTCAAAACTGACAGTCGCTTCATCAAGGATGTTACTGTCCCTGATGGAACACCAATGGCACCTTCAACTCCGTTTACCAAGATTTGGCGCATGCGTAACAATGGGTTTAGCAAGTGGCCGTATGGTACCCAGCTTCTCTGGGTTGGTGGAGATCGCTTAACATGTCTGAGTTCATTCAGATTAGCG ATTTCAGCAAATGGGGGGCTAAATCCTTGCGAAGACACTGATGTTACTGTTGATTTTCTTGCCCCTGCGAAGCCTGGTAGGTACATATCTTACTGGAGATTGGCACTACCCTCAGGTCTGACATTTGGTCAGCAGATTTGGGTTCATATTGAG GTGGAGCAGCCTATTCAAACCAGCGGCGGCAAACAGGCTGCTGCAATAAACCGGAATCAGCTCCCTGAAGCTAACAGCACAAGGCCTTCTGCATTCAATATAAACAGTGCTCCTGTAAATTTTTTGTCTGGATGGCACGGCAGGCTTGAATGTGAAACCATGGAACCCAAGGAATCTGAACCAGTTCCTAGTGATATGTCCTCTGCCCCAGCAGCAGTTGAACCGGCGCAAATCCCAGTTACTGATGCTCCTGCCTCATCTGCCGAGGCTGCATTGGCTTCGATGCCTGCTGCTGTGCCTGCACCTGAAGCAATTCTCCTGCCCAAACCTGTGCCTGTGCCTGCACCTGTTAGTGCATCCGCACCTGCACCTGTTGCTGCTCCTGTTAGCATGCCTGTGGTTGCAGCAGCACCTGCTGCCCCTTTGGCTGAGGAAGTCGTCAACCACCTGCTGGAGGAGAAGATGATGAGTGAGCTTGAGGTACTGGGTTTCATGCAGGCTGACCTGAACAAGCAGATACTGAGGCAGAACAACTACGACCTGGAGCAGTCTGTTGTCGATCTCTGTGGCTTCAACGAGTGGGATCCCCTTGAGGTGTTCTCCGAACTG TGA
- the LOC117863351 gene encoding BTB/POZ domain-containing protein At1g67900, with the protein MKLMKLGARPDTFFTSGPVRSVYTEVATDMEILVDHCLFRLHKFPLLSKCLLLQALCAESDAVELPGFPGGAEAFEACAKFCYGIAVTVGAHNVVPLRCAAARLGMTEAADRGNLAAKLDAFLASCLLRRWRDALAALRSTARHASACEELGVTSRCVEAVAILATDPGSSAHAAGVPVPAACSSPPWWARDVSELGADLFWRVMVAVKAAGTVKGRAVGDALKVYARRWLPNVAKSGYLVVEQTDGSTGSADVAATNHRFLVEKMASLLPAERNAVSCSFLLKLLKAANVLCASPATKAELTRRAALQLEDASVGDLLIPSCAGETLYDVDAVMAILEELALRQAAAAAGGIPEASPPHARGHRRSRSAESSEFEGARRSASAAASHGAMVRIGRLVDGFLMEVAKDPNLALDKLIAIAEAVPDCARPEHDDLYRAVDTYLRVHPEMDKSSRKKLCRVLNCRKLSETASMHAAQNELLPLRVVVQVLFFENARAAALSMSGPGANRVAGVAGGVKALLAKTRREADGGEEVVKDEQRLRGLAAGAPGDDDWSVEGLKRAASRISTLRMKLEEDDDDDADDGAFVHRARPGLVRSASSRVRALCAIPAGKPKRMLSRLWPSSRSVAGSERH; encoded by the exons ATGAAGCTCATGAAGCTCGGCGCGCGGCCGGACACCTTCTTCACCTCCGGGCCCGTCAG GTCTGTCTACACGGAGGTGGCCACTGACATGGAAATCCTCGTGGATCACTGCCTGTTTCGTCTCCATAAG TTCCCTCTGCTCTCCAAGTGCCTGCTGCTCCAGGCGCTCTGCGCAGAGTCCGACGCCGTCGAGCTGCCGGGCTTcccgggcggcgcggaggcgttCGAGGCCTGCGCCAAGTTCTGCTACGGCATCGCCGTCACGGTCGGCGCGCACAACGTCGTGCCGCTCCGCTGCGCCGCGGCGCGACTCGGCATGACGGAGGCCGCCGACCGGGGCAACCTCGCCGCCAAGCTCGACGCGTTCCTCGCctcctgcctcctccgccgctggcgggacgcgctcgccgcgctccgctcCACCGCCCGCCACGCGTCGGCCTGCGAGGAGCTCGGCGTCACCTCCCGCTGCGTCGAGGCCGTCGCGATCCTCGCCACCGACCCCGGCAGCAGCGCCCACGCGGCGGGCGTGCCGGTGCCGGCAgcctgctcctcgccgccgtggtGGGCGCGCGACGTCTCCGAGCTCGGCGCCGACCTCTTCTGGCGCGTCATGGTGGCCGTCAAGGCGGCGGGGACCGTCAAGGGGAGAGCCGTCGGCGACGCGCTCAAGGTCTACGCGCGCCGGTGGCTGCCGAACGTCGCCAAAAGCGGTTACCTTGTGGTGGAGCAAACAGACGGCAGCACGGGCAGCGCCGACGTGGCCGCCACGAACCACCGCTTTCTCGTTGAGAAGATGGCGAGCTTGCTTCCGGCCGAGAGGAACGCCGTCTCCTGCAGCTTCTTGCTGAAACTTCTCAAAGCGGCGAACGTCCTGTGTGCTTCCCCGGCGACGAAGGCGGAGCTCACGAGAAGGGCGGCGCTGCAGCTGGAAGACGCCAGCGTGGGCGACCTCCTGATACCGTCGTGCGCGGGCGAGACGCTGTACGACGTGGACGCGGTGATGGCCATCCTTGAAGAGCTGGCGCtgcggcaagcggcggcggcggcgggggggatCCCGGAGGCAAGCCCGCCGCACGCGCGCGGGCACAGACGGTCGCGCTCCGCTGAGAGCTCGGAGTTCGAGGGAGCGCGGCGGTCtgcgtccgccgccgcgtcgcacGGCGCGATGGTCCGGATCGGGAGGCTGGTCGATGGGTTCTTGATGGAGGTCGCCAAGGATCCCAACCTGGCGCTGGACAAGCTGATCGCCATTGCCGAGGCCGTGCCGGACTGCGCCCGCCCGGAGCACGACGATCTTTACCGAGCTGTCGACACGTATCTCAGA GTGCATCCAGAGATGGACAAGAGTTCGAGGAAGAAGCTGTGCAGGGTGCTCAACTGCCGGAAGCTCTCCGAGACAGCGTCCATGCACGCCGCCCAGAACGAGCTGCTGCCGCTCCGGGTGGTCGTGCAGGTCCTCTTCTTCGAgaacgcgcgcgcggcggcgctgtcCATGTCCGGCCCCGGGGCCAACCGCGTCgccggcgtggcgggcggcgtcaaggcgctgctggccaagacAAGGAGGGAGgcagacggcggcgaggaggtcgtCAAGGACGAGCAGAGGCTCcggggcctcgccgccggcgcgccgggcgACGACGACTGGAGCGTGGAGGGGCTGAAGCGCGCGGCGTCGAGGATCTCGACGCTGAGGATGAAgctggaggaggacgacgatgatgacgccGACGACGGGGCGTTCGTGCACAGGGCGCGCCCGGGGCTGGTCCGGAGCGCGTCGTCGCGCGTCAGGGCGCTCTGCGCGATCCCGGCCGGGAAGCCCAAGCGGATGCTCAGCAGGCTGTGGCCGTCGAGCAGATCCGTCGCTGGGAGCGAGAGGCACTGA
- the LOC117863227 gene encoding protein NBR1 homolog isoform X1, with the protein MDAFGTAPMGYGRAWPLVDDSRDLVVKVKYGDTLKRFNARVNGSRFDHDLPALRLKIASAFKFSPDAEFILTYTDEDGDVVMLDDDNDLRDAAINQKLNPLRINVQLKSSNVGAAQTKQQATNSKSSRSISLEDQLAQVKSAIDEALKFVPEQVPAVLAKLSHDLRFRAASSAPSLAELLDRFAKLITRGSNMHPSCGFADSSQKLRSAKVKLESALVTGSASETSYGQNSGISEAGLRGVLSEDPNAKIEQVPSCPSVRDSLVFTSSGGMKGDHKRSLDSEIKIKSDAHSKGKSVLSSWPPVSTTSHGAPAQGSVPVPFKSLGSIGMANGDIMPLFPPPPVYQPPTPVLYPPTPFLTPLNPISGANGKTTVDLHSTFPPPPNIYSPIKLNTPSSVGTCCPNLYSTGTSHRDGTGPLSSYVPNPEGINSFGSSYRGLGTNYRGIPLKYAQHRWIQCDGCGVTPIDGPCYKSNVKEDYDLCDACFSHMGNEVEYTRLDGPASKSNMKILGKVPAVKTDSRFIKDVTVPDGTPMAPSTPFTKIWRMRNNGFSKWPYGTQLLWVGGDRLTCLSSFRLAISANGGLNPCEDTDVTVDFLAPAKPGRYISYWRLALPSGLTFGQQIWVHIEVEQPIQTSGGKQAAAINRNQLPEANSTRPSAFNINSAPVNFLSGWHGRLECETMEPKESEPVPSDMSSAPAAVEPAQIPVTDAPASSAEAALASMPAAVPAPEAILLPKPVPVPAPVSASAPAPVAAPVSMPVVAAAPAAPLAEEVVNHLLEEKMMSELEVLGFMQADLNKQILRQNNYDLEQSVVDLCGFNEWDPLEVFSELDSDDTVMSEEVVVDNSDDEGFIVADLMTKAKKDQ; encoded by the exons ATGGACGCTTTCGGGACCGCGCCGATGGGGTACGGCCGCGCGTGGCCGCTCGTCGACGACTCCCGGGATCTCGTCGTCAAG GTCAAATATGGTGACACTTTGAAGCGATTCAATGCTCGTGTTAATGGCTCACGCTTCGATCATGATCTGCCTGCCCTTCGGTTGAAGATTGCAAGTGCTTTTAAGTTCAGTCCTGATGCTGAATTCATTCTCACCTATACTGATGAGGATGGGGATGTCGTCATGCTGGATGATGATAATGATCTACGAGATGCTGCTATTAATCAGAAATTGAACCCTCTTAGGATTAATGTTCAGTTGAAGAGCAGCAATGTTGGGGCAGCTCAGACAAAACAGCAGGCCACAAATTCCAAATCTTCGAGGTCCATCTCTCTCGAAGATCAACTTGCCCAGGTGAAATCAGCTATTGATGAAGCTTTGAAGTTTGTGCCAGAGCAAGTCCCTGCTGTCCTTGCAAAATTATCTCATGACTTGCGTTTTAGAGCTGCATCATCTGCACCATCATTGGCTGAGTTGCTGGACCGTTTTGCTAAACTGATAACACGAGGCAGCAACATGCATCCTTCTTGTGGCTTTGCTGATAGTTCTCAAAAATTGAGAAGTGCAAAGGTTAAGCTTGAGTCTGCCCTTGTCACAGGTTCAGCTTCAGAGACCTCGTATGGGCAAAATTCTGGGATATCTGAAGCTGGTCTTAGGGGTGTGCTATCTGAGGATCCCAATGCTAAAATTGAACAGGTGCCATCATGCCCTTCAGTTAGGGATTCACTGGTTTTTACTAGTTCAGGTGGAATGAAAGGTGATCACAAGAGAAGTCTTGATTCTGAGATTAAGATAAAATCTGATGCTCACAGTAAAGGAAAATCTGTATTATCCTCTTGGCCACCGGTTTCCACCACTTCTCATGGCGCTCCTGCTCAAGGATCTGTTCCTGTACCATTTAAATCTCTTGGATCCATTGGAATGGCCAATGGTGATATAATGCCGCTATTCCCTCCCCCACCAGTGTACCAACCTCCCACACCTGTACTCTACCCTCCTACACCATTTTTGACCCCCTTAAACCCAATCTCTGGAGCTAATGGAAAAACTACTGTTGATTTGCACTCAACGTTCCCCCCTCCACCCAACATCTATAGCCCTATTAAGTTGAATACACCTTCATCTGTTGGTACATGCTGTCCTAACCTCTACTCTACTGGGACTTCACACAGAGATGGCACAGGCCCATTGTCTAGTTATGTACCCAATCCAGAAGGCATCAACTCTTTTGGGAGCTCTTACAGAGGTCTTGGTACCAATTATAGGGGCATCCCCCTAAAATATGCACAGCATAGATGGATACAATGCGATGGATGTGGGGTGACGCCAATTGATGGGCCTTGCTACAAGTCTAATGT TAAAGAAGACTATGATCTGTGTGATGCCTGTTTTTCTCACATGGGCAATGAGGTTGAATATACCAGATTAGACGGTCCTGCTTCAAAAAGT AACATGAAGATCCTTGGGAAGGTTCCAGCAGTCAAAACTGACAGTCGCTTCATCAAGGATGTTACTGTCCCTGATGGAACACCAATGGCACCTTCAACTCCGTTTACCAAGATTTGGCGCATGCGTAACAATGGGTTTAGCAAGTGGCCGTATGGTACCCAGCTTCTCTGGGTTGGTGGAGATCGCTTAACATGTCTGAGTTCATTCAGATTAGCG ATTTCAGCAAATGGGGGGCTAAATCCTTGCGAAGACACTGATGTTACTGTTGATTTTCTTGCCCCTGCGAAGCCTGGTAGGTACATATCTTACTGGAGATTGGCACTACCCTCAGGTCTGACATTTGGTCAGCAGATTTGGGTTCATATTGAG GTGGAGCAGCCTATTCAAACCAGCGGCGGCAAACAGGCTGCTGCAATAAACCGGAATCAGCTCCCTGAAGCTAACAGCACAAGGCCTTCTGCATTCAATATAAACAGTGCTCCTGTAAATTTTTTGTCTGGATGGCACGGCAGGCTTGAATGTGAAACCATGGAACCCAAGGAATCTGAACCAGTTCCTAGTGATATGTCCTCTGCCCCAGCAGCAGTTGAACCGGCGCAAATCCCAGTTACTGATGCTCCTGCCTCATCTGCCGAGGCTGCATTGGCTTCGATGCCTGCTGCTGTGCCTGCACCTGAAGCAATTCTCCTGCCCAAACCTGTGCCTGTGCCTGCACCTGTTAGTGCATCCGCACCTGCACCTGTTGCTGCTCCTGTTAGCATGCCTGTGGTTGCAGCAGCACCTGCTGCCCCTTTGGCTGAGGAAGTCGTCAACCACCTGCTGGAGGAGAAGATGATGAGTGAGCTTGAGGTACTGGGTTTCATGCAGGCTGACCTGAACAAGCAGATACTGAGGCAGAACAACTACGACCTGGAGCAGTCTGTTGTCGATCTCTGTGGCTTCAACGAGTGGGATCCCCTTGAGGTGTTCTCCGAACTG GATTCTGATGACACAGTGATGagcgaggaggtggtggttgaCAACAGCGATGACGAAGGATTCATCGTGGCGGACCTCATGACCAAGGCGAAGAAGGATCAGTGA